DNA from Polaribacter sp. NJDZ03:
ATCTTTTATTGCCTTAGAAGATTGCTTTACCTAAATTTGCACGCTTAAACAACACAACACTAAATGAGCACTTCAAAAACAATTAAATCCGCATTAATTTCGGTATTTCACAAAGATGGTCTAGAACCAGTTGTAAAAAAATTAAATGAATTAAATGTAACTATCTACTCTACAGGTGGTACAGAAAAATTCATTAAAGATTTAGGAATCAATGTAATTCCGGTAGACGAGGTTACTTCTTACCCATCTATTCTTGGTGGAAGAGTTAAAACACTACACCCTAAAGTTTTTGGAGGTATTCTTAACAGACAAGACAATGAAAGCGATGTTGCTGAATTGGCAGAATTTAATATTCCGCAAATAGATTTAGTAATTGTAGATTTATATCCGTTTGAAAAAACAGTTGCTTCTGGAGCACCAGAACAAGATATTGTAGAAAAAATTGATATTGGAGGAATCTCTTTAATTAGAGCTGCTGCAAAGAATTTTAAAGACACGGTTATTGTTTCTTCTATGGACCAGTATGAAGGCTTCTTAAATACACTTTCTGAAGGGAATGGAGAAACTACAATTGCTGAAAGAAAAAAATTAGCTGCAAAAGCATTTAATATTTCTTCTCATTACGATACTGCTATTTTTAACTATTTTAATGAAGATGAAATAGTTTATAAAGCAAGTGAACAAAATGCAAACGTTTTACGTTACGGAGAAAACCCTCATCAAAAAGGATATTTCTTTGGAGACTTAGAAGCAATGTTTGATAAACTTCACGGAAAAGAATTAAGCTACAATAATTTATTAGATGTAGATGCTGCTGTAAATTTAATTCAAGAATTTAAAGGAGAAGCACCAACTTTTGCTATTTTAAAACATAACAATGCTTGTGGTTTTGCACAAAGAGACACAATTAGTGAAGCGTATACAGATGCTTTAGCAGGAGATCCTGTATCTGCTTTTGGTGGTGTATTAATTGCTAATACAGAAATAGACAAAGAAACTGCAGAAAAAATTCATACTTTATTTTGCGAGGTTGTAATTGCTCCTTCTTTTTCTGATGAAGCATTAGCTATCTTAAAAGGAAAGAAAAACAGAATTATCTTAATTCAGAAAGATGTTGCATTGCCGACATCAACTGTAAGAACTTGTTTAAATGGTTCTTTAGTACAAGATAAAGATAGTATTACAGATCAATTATCAGATTTAAAGTACGTAACCAACAATAAACCAACTCAAAGTGAGTTAGATGATTTGTTATTTGCTTCTAAATTGTGTAAAAACACAAAATCTAACACCATAATACTTGTTAAAAACAAACAATTATTAGCTGGAGGAACAGGACAAACTAGTAGAGTTGATGCATTAAACCAAGCTATTGAAAAAGCAAATTCTTTTAAATTTGATTTAAATGGATGTGTAATGGCAAGTGATGCGTTTTTCCCTTTTCCAGATTGTGTAGAAATTGCAGATAATGCAGGTATAAAAAGTGTTATTCAACCTGGTGGATCTATTAAAGATCAACTAAGTATAGACTATTGTAATGAACACAATATATCTATGGTAATGACAGGAACAAGACATTTTAAACATTAATTTTTAATATGTAATTTGCACTCAGAAATTTAGTAAGTTTGTAGAGTTACATCAAAAATAAACAACAAAGATATTTTATGGGTTTTTTCGATTTTATGACGGAAGATATTGCGATAGATTTAGGTACCGCAAATACTTTAATAATTCACAACGGTAAAGTGGTTATTGATAGTCCTTCTATTGTTGCCAGGAACAGAATTACTGGAGAAATCATTGCAATTGGTAAAGAAGCCAATTTAATGCAAGGAAAAACCCATGAAAATATTAAAACAATTCGTCCGTTAAAAGACGGAGTTATTGCAGATTTTGAGGCATCTGAACAGATGATTAAAGAATTTGTAAAGCAGATTCCTTCTATTAAGAAGCGTTTATTTCCACCAGCATTAAGAATGGTTATTTGTATTCCTTCTGGAATTACAGAAGTAGAAAAACGAGCTGTTCGTGATTCTGCAAAACACATGAATGCTAAAGAAATCTATTTAATTTATGAGCCTATGGCTGCTGCAATTGGTGTTGGTATAGACATTATGGAGCCAAAAGGAAACATGATTATTGATATTGGTGGTGGTACAACAGAAATTGCTGTAATTGCATTAGGTGGTATTGTTTGTGATCAATCTGTAAAAGTTGCAGGAGATCTTTTTACAAATGATATTATGTACTATATGCGTACACAACACAATTTACATGTTGGAGAATCTACTGCAGAAAAAATAAAAATCACCATTGGTGCAGCAACAGAAGATTTAGAAACTCCACCAGACGAAATGTTGGTTCAGGGTAGAGATTTACTGAGCGGAAAACCAAAACAAGTACAAGTTTCTTATAGAGAAATTGCAAAAGCATTAGACAAGTCTATCTTAAGAATTGAAGATGCTGTAATGGAAACTTTATCTAAAACTCCGCCAGAATTGGCTGCTGATATTTATAATACAGGTATTTACTTAGCAGGAGGTGGCTCTATGTTAAGAGGTTTAGACAAACGTTTATCTAGAAAAACAGATTTACCTGTTTATGTTGCAGAAGATCCTTTAAGAGCAGTTGTTCGTGGAACAGGAATTGCGTTAAAAGAATTAAAAAAATACAAAAATGTATTAATGAAATAGTAGTTTTTAAGTTCTTACAATGCAGCAGATTATCTATTTTTTTCAGAAGTTTAAGTATTTTCTGTTTTTTATATTGTTAGAGTTAATAGCGCTAACTTTTACTTTTAACAACCTAAGTTTTCATAAAAGCAAGTTTATAAACTCTGCGAATAGTGTTACAGGTGGTTTTCTTACAACCCTTTCTAATTCTACAGAATATTTAGGATTAAAGTCTGAAAATAAATTATTATCAGAAGAAAACACACGTCTAAAAAATCTTTTAGAGCAAAATAAATCTGTAATTTTTAATATTGACTCTACGATAATAGATTCAACAAAATACCATCAAAATTACACTTTTACAAATGCTAAAATTATCAAAAATAACTACTCTAAACCATTTAATTTTATAACTATAAATAAAGGTAAAAACCAAAATATAGATAAAGAAATGGCTGTAATTAATAGCAAAGGAATTATTGGAATTACAGAAAACTCATCAAACAATTATACGAGAGTTCAATCTATTTTAAATAAGAATAGTGGTATTAATGCACGTCTTAAAGGAAACTCATTTTATTACGGAACATTAAAATGGAACAGTGTAGATTATAATATTGTTCAGTTACACGATATACCTAGACAAGCTCCATTAAAAATTGGAGATACCATTGAAACAGGAGGAAAATCTACTATTTTTCCGGAAGGAATACCTATTGGAACGATCTCTAAAATAAACAAAGGAAACACTGCTAATAACCAAGTAGATGTTAAGCTTTTTAATGATATGAGTAACCTTGGTTATGTGTATATTATTAAGAATTTAGATAAAGAAGAACTACAATTTCTAGAAAACACAAGCAATGAATAAAAGTATAAATCAAATTTTATCTTTTTTATTCTTGTTATTCCTACAAGTATTAGTACTAAATAACATCAATTTTTTAGGGCATATAAATCCATATCTTTATATAAGCTTTGTAATTTTATACCCATTAAATGAAAAAAGATATTCTTTTCTTTTTATCAGTTTTCTTTTAGGCTTATTTGTTGATTTCTTTTCAGATTCTGGAGGTATACACGCCTTTGCAACTTTATTTATTGCTTATATTAGGTTGTTTTTTGTGAATGTTTATTTTAGAAAAATACCTGCAGATTACCCTTTCTTCAGCTTAAAATCTGAATCTTTTGGTAAAGTTTTTAACTATGTAGTAACTTTAACAGTAATTCATCACCTTATTTATTTTTCTTTTGCTAATTTTAGTCTCGATAATTTATCTATGGTTTTTTTAAACACATTATATTCTAGTGTTTTTACATTGATTTTATTTTTTCTGGGAACTTATATTTTTACTAAAAGCGAATAATGCAAAGAAGTTTTTTACTCTATATTTTAATAACACTTATCGGAATCCTTTTTATTGGAAGACTGTTTCAATTACAAGTAATTAGAGGTGCCAGTTATGATCCTATTCATAATTCTGCCGTAAAAATAGAATACGATTATCCAGAAAGAGGTTACGTATACGATAGAAACGGAAAACTTTTAGTAGCAAACCAACTTTCTTACGATGTTATGGTGCAACCAAACCAGGTAAAACCATTAGACACTATAGAATTTTGTAATCTATTAAAAATTGATAAAGAAGATTTCTTAAAAAGATTAAAAAAAGCTGATAATTACGCACCTTATTTACCTTCGGTATTTTTAAAACAATTGGCAAAAGAAGATTTTGCTTTTCTTCAAGAAAAATTACATAAATACAGCGGTTTTTTCATTCAAAAAAGAATCATTAGAAAATATCCAATAAATGCTGCAGCAAATGTACTTGGCTATATTGGAGAAGTAAATGAAACTTTGGCAAAAGAGAATGCCTACTATCAACCAGGAGAGTTAATTGGAAAAGATGGAATTGAAAGACAGTATGAAGACTACTTAAGAGGAACAAAAGGAAAAAAATACTTACAAAGAAACAACTTAAATAAAGTTACAGGATCTTATTTAGACGGTTCATACGACACCATTCCAGAAAACGGAAAAGACTTAACATTAACCTTAGATATTGAGCTACAACTTTATGCTCAAAAACTAATGTCGGGTAAAAGAGGCGGAATTGTAGCAATAGAACCATCTACTGGAGAAATCTTAGCATTAGTTACTGCTCCTTCTTACGACCCTAACATGTTAGTTGGTAGAAAACGATCTAAAAACTCTACAATACTATTTAACGATACTATAAGTAAACCTTCTTATGACAGAGGTTTATTGGCTACCTATGCACCTGGTTCTCCTTTTAAAATGATGAATGCTTTAATTGGTCTTCAAGAAGGTGTAATTACAGAAGATACAGGTTTTAGTTGTCATCATGGTTTTAGATACGGTAGCAGAGCAGGTGCTTTTATGGGGTGCCATTGTGGAATTACAGGAAGGCCAGTACAACTAAAATCTGCCATTGCTAGATCTTGCAACACTTTCTTTTCTCAAACCTATAAAAAAATTATAGAAAAAAACAATAAACCCTCAGAAGGTTTAGACACTTGGCATAATCATATTGCTAGTTTTGGTTTGGGTAATTATTTAGGGTATGATTTACCTGCCGGAAGTCCCGGATTAATTCCTACCGGAAAATATTATGATGATATTTATAAATATTCTTGGAACGGTTCTACCACAATATCTAACGCAATTGGTCAAGGAGAAGTTTTAACAACACCAATTCAACTAGCTAATTTTACAGCAGTAATTGCCAACAGAGGATATTTTTATACACCACACGTATTAAAAGAAGTGAATAAAACTCCTATAAAAGATTCTACATATACAATTGCAAAAAAAACAACTATAGATAAAAAGTATTTTTCTCCAGTTGTTGAAGCTATGCACGAAGTATTCAAAACAGGAACTGGGAGATTTAACCAAGTAGAAGGTATTGAAATTTGTGGAAAAACCGGAACCGCAGAAAACTTTGCGAGAATAGACGGTCAAAAAATTCAACTCCCAGATCATTCAATTCTAGTAGCCTTTGCACCTAAAGACAACCCTAAAATTGCTATAGCTATTTTTGTAGAAAATGGTGGATTTGGATCTACAATTGCTGCTCCAATTACCAGTTTACTTATAGAAAAATATATAAATGGTAGTATATCTAAAGAAAATAAATATAGAGAGCAACGAATGTTAGACTTAAACTTAAAAGATATTTACGCTAAATTAAATCAAAAACCTCAATAAATTGCGCCAAGAACGAAATAACATTTTTGCTGAGATCGATTGGCTTTTAGTTTTCTTATTTGCAATTCTTGTTGGTTTTGGATGGATGAATATATATGCTGCATCTAAAACAGAAGATACTACACAAATATTAGATTTCTCTACTAATTATGGTAAACAAATTCTTTGGATTATTTTAAGTGTACCATTAATTGTAATCATTCTTTTTTTTAATTCAAAATTTTACGAGAAATACTCCAGTATATTCTACATAATTTCATTGATTGTCTTAATTCTTTTATTTCCATTTGGTAAAGAAATAAATGGTGCAAAATCTTGGTTTAGTTTTGGAGGCATTAGTTTACAGCCGTCAGAGTTTGTAAAAGCATTTACTGCATTAGCTGTTTCTAAGCTTTTAAGTGATAGACAATACAATTTAGGCTTAGTTAAAAACCAGATAAAGGCTTTTATAATTATTTTTACACCTGCTGTATTAATTACATTACAACCAGATGCAGGTTCTGCTTTAATTTACTTAGCTTTTTTCTTTGTTCTAAACAGAGAGGGATTAACCCTAAATTATATTATATTAGGTACTTTGGCCATCGTTATTTTTATTTCAACTATTTTCTTCGGATATACTTCCGTTTTATTTACCCTATTATTATTAATTACAATAGGTGTTGGATACGCTATTTATAGAGGAGGTAAAAGATTTTTTCGTTTTAATTGGTATAAAGTATTAGCACTTTATATAGTTGCCACACTCTTTGTATTTGGAACAAACCTAACTTATAATAACATTTTTAAACAACACCATAGAGATCGTTTTGAAGTATTATTAGGTCTAAAAACTGATAAAAAAAATATTGGATACAACTCACACCAGTCAGAATTAACAATTAGTTCAGGCGGTTGGACAGGGAAAGGTTTTTTAAAGGGAGATATTACTAAAGGAGATTTTGTACCAGAACAACACACCGATTATATTTTTAGCACTATTGGTGAAGAATGGGGATTCTTAGGAAGTAGCATGGTTATTATTCTTTTTATGTTGATGATGTATAGAATCATTTATCTGGCAGAAACACACGCTAATAAATTTGGACGAATATATGGCTACAGTGTCGCTTCTATTCTCTTTTTTCATGTTATTGTAAATATAGGAATGGTTATAGGATTACTACCAACTGTTGGTATACCTCTACCCTTTTTTAGCTACGGAGGTTCATCTCTTTGGGGATTTACAATCTTACTCTTTATCTTTATTAGATTAGATGCTCATAAACACTACGACTGGTAGAATAAGCATTAAGCCAACTCCATAGCAAAACCTA
Protein-coding regions in this window:
- the purH gene encoding bifunctional phosphoribosylaminoimidazolecarboxamide formyltransferase/IMP cyclohydrolase, which gives rise to MSTSKTIKSALISVFHKDGLEPVVKKLNELNVTIYSTGGTEKFIKDLGINVIPVDEVTSYPSILGGRVKTLHPKVFGGILNRQDNESDVAELAEFNIPQIDLVIVDLYPFEKTVASGAPEQDIVEKIDIGGISLIRAAAKNFKDTVIVSSMDQYEGFLNTLSEGNGETTIAERKKLAAKAFNISSHYDTAIFNYFNEDEIVYKASEQNANVLRYGENPHQKGYFFGDLEAMFDKLHGKELSYNNLLDVDAAVNLIQEFKGEAPTFAILKHNNACGFAQRDTISEAYTDALAGDPVSAFGGVLIANTEIDKETAEKIHTLFCEVVIAPSFSDEALAILKGKKNRIILIQKDVALPTSTVRTCLNGSLVQDKDSITDQLSDLKYVTNNKPTQSELDDLLFASKLCKNTKSNTIILVKNKQLLAGGTGQTSRVDALNQAIEKANSFKFDLNGCVMASDAFFPFPDCVEIADNAGIKSVIQPGGSIKDQLSIDYCNEHNISMVMTGTRHFKH
- the rodA gene encoding rod shape-determining protein RodA: MRQERNNIFAEIDWLLVFLFAILVGFGWMNIYAASKTEDTTQILDFSTNYGKQILWIILSVPLIVIILFFNSKFYEKYSSIFYIISLIVLILLFPFGKEINGAKSWFSFGGISLQPSEFVKAFTALAVSKLLSDRQYNLGLVKNQIKAFIIIFTPAVLITLQPDAGSALIYLAFFFVLNREGLTLNYIILGTLAIVIFISTIFFGYTSVLFTLLLLITIGVGYAIYRGGKRFFRFNWYKVLALYIVATLFVFGTNLTYNNIFKQHHRDRFEVLLGLKTDKKNIGYNSHQSELTISSGGWTGKGFLKGDITKGDFVPEQHTDYIFSTIGEEWGFLGSSMVIILFMLMMYRIIYLAETHANKFGRIYGYSVASILFFHVIVNIGMVIGLLPTVGIPLPFFSYGGSSLWGFTILLFIFIRLDAHKHYDW
- the mrdA gene encoding penicillin-binding protein 2, which produces MQRSFLLYILITLIGILFIGRLFQLQVIRGASYDPIHNSAVKIEYDYPERGYVYDRNGKLLVANQLSYDVMVQPNQVKPLDTIEFCNLLKIDKEDFLKRLKKADNYAPYLPSVFLKQLAKEDFAFLQEKLHKYSGFFIQKRIIRKYPINAAANVLGYIGEVNETLAKENAYYQPGELIGKDGIERQYEDYLRGTKGKKYLQRNNLNKVTGSYLDGSYDTIPENGKDLTLTLDIELQLYAQKLMSGKRGGIVAIEPSTGEILALVTAPSYDPNMLVGRKRSKNSTILFNDTISKPSYDRGLLATYAPGSPFKMMNALIGLQEGVITEDTGFSCHHGFRYGSRAGAFMGCHCGITGRPVQLKSAIARSCNTFFSQTYKKIIEKNNKPSEGLDTWHNHIASFGLGNYLGYDLPAGSPGLIPTGKYYDDIYKYSWNGSTTISNAIGQGEVLTTPIQLANFTAVIANRGYFYTPHVLKEVNKTPIKDSTYTIAKKTTIDKKYFSPVVEAMHEVFKTGTGRFNQVEGIEICGKTGTAENFARIDGQKIQLPDHSILVAFAPKDNPKIAIAIFVENGGFGSTIAAPITSLLIEKYINGSISKENKYREQRMLDLNLKDIYAKLNQKPQ
- a CDS encoding rod shape-determining protein, with the protein product MGFFDFMTEDIAIDLGTANTLIIHNGKVVIDSPSIVARNRITGEIIAIGKEANLMQGKTHENIKTIRPLKDGVIADFEASEQMIKEFVKQIPSIKKRLFPPALRMVICIPSGITEVEKRAVRDSAKHMNAKEIYLIYEPMAAAIGVGIDIMEPKGNMIIDIGGGTTEIAVIALGGIVCDQSVKVAGDLFTNDIMYYMRTQHNLHVGESTAEKIKITIGAATEDLETPPDEMLVQGRDLLSGKPKQVQVSYREIAKALDKSILRIEDAVMETLSKTPPELAADIYNTGIYLAGGGSMLRGLDKRLSRKTDLPVYVAEDPLRAVVRGTGIALKELKKYKNVLMK
- the mreC gene encoding rod shape-determining protein MreC, encoding MQQIIYFFQKFKYFLFFILLELIALTFTFNNLSFHKSKFINSANSVTGGFLTTLSNSTEYLGLKSENKLLSEENTRLKNLLEQNKSVIFNIDSTIIDSTKYHQNYTFTNAKIIKNNYSKPFNFITINKGKNQNIDKEMAVINSKGIIGITENSSNNYTRVQSILNKNSGINARLKGNSFYYGTLKWNSVDYNIVQLHDIPRQAPLKIGDTIETGGKSTIFPEGIPIGTISKINKGNTANNQVDVKLFNDMSNLGYVYIIKNLDKEELQFLENTSNE
- the mreD gene encoding rod shape-determining protein MreD; the protein is MNKSINQILSFLFLLFLQVLVLNNINFLGHINPYLYISFVILYPLNEKRYSFLFISFLLGLFVDFFSDSGGIHAFATLFIAYIRLFFVNVYFRKIPADYPFFSLKSESFGKVFNYVVTLTVIHHLIYFSFANFSLDNLSMVFLNTLYSSVFTLILFFLGTYIFTKSE